The following proteins are co-located in the Myxocyprinus asiaticus isolate MX2 ecotype Aquarium Trade chromosome 18, UBuf_Myxa_2, whole genome shotgun sequence genome:
- the LOC127455664 gene encoding uncharacterized protein LOC127455664 isoform X1 has product MLKMQTNNVVRVKFKDSKKYIFSPTPFTFQMFLECVVCLPSVAKKFDLPTMDVKVFDDSKTEVDEEAFEYLLTRPDLGVLEIFIPGTASFDDSLSSSSLGDAGGTSESDDTAMLIRSPPEKNRAEERRLAQMVEDILKSSPGGEKVINEYARTKSLSDGRRRDVVEILVAHLTNEHGTSPSRRLKEEYAKGIISLFPYLADPRSKLGYEHYYNAEDGSGYLAWRIKTLQKEGSEGRMKRPRQPQTGGPTADRDPYKEDSWLNDERQCQEAIALMKHTGDEAVVKEKMRLTLAYRQKMLHDPKEAPDILSIFPRFMDIPGLIDQDFGLLFGDATSAKLLEKWSTNIKPQVIAQSRGLTQTSELQDLIQNAEATEVEEGWDSDMSSILMLVHLLPPSSQGRKRPGKISARQACDCLVKFIKTGTSIQGHLDSIGESLQPYLLVVGPKRSRVQSCFIVIDQHALPCKASNSLACVDELFKAHFVFGTSYCQELTNVYSFLQTTVYDIDVETTKVNPRVAELRARMLQ; this is encoded by the exons ATGTTAAA GATGCAAACCAACAATGTTGTCAGAGTGAAGTTCAAAGAtagcaagaaatatattttttctccaaCACCTTTTACATTTCAGATGTTTTTGGAATGTG TGGTTTGTCTTCCTTCAGTTGCCAAGAAATTTGATCTTCCTACAATGGACGTTAAAGTCTTTGATGACTCGAAGACAGAAGTTGATGAGGAAGCATTTGAATATCTGCTGACACGACCAGACCTTGGTGTCCTAGAAATTTTCATCCCAGGCACAGCAAGTTTTGATG ATTCTTTAAGCTCAAGCTCATTAGGAGATGCTGGGGGCACATCAGAGTCTGATGACACAGCAATGTTGATTAGAAGTCCTCCTGAAAAAAATCGAGCTGAGGAACGTCGTCTTGCCCAA ATGGTCGAAGATATCCTAAAGAGCAGCCCTGGAGGCGAGAAGGTCATAAATGAATACGCTCGCACTAAAAGTCTGTCAGATGGCAGAAGACGTGACGTGGTGGAAATCTTGGTAGCACATTTGACAAATGAACATGG AACAAGCCCTTCCCGACGTTTGAAGGAAGAATATGCGAAGGGAATCATCTCCCTATTCCCATACTTGGCTGACCCCAGGAGCAAACTTGGTTAT GAGCATTATTACAATGCAGAAGATGGAAGTGGATATTTGGCATGGAGAATTAAAACGCTGCAGAAAGAAGGATCAGAGGGACGGATGAAACGCCCACGGCAACCACAGACAG GTGGGCCAACTGCTGACAGGGATCCCTACAAAGAAGACAGCTGGTTGAATGATGAACGTCAGTGTCAGGAAGCAATTGCCCTGATGAAGCATACAGGTGATGAGGCAGTGGTAAAGGAAAAGATGAGGTTAACACTGGCCTATCGCCAGAAGATGCTGCACGACCCTAAAGAGGCACCTGATATTCTATCCATTTTCCCGCGATTCATGGATATACCAGGCTTG ATTGATCAAGATTTTGGACTTCTATTTGGTGATGCGACCTCTGCAAAGTTGTTGGAGAAGTGGTCTACCAACATAAAACCACAGGTTATTGCACAGAGCCGTGGCCTCACACAGACTAGTGAGCTCCAAGACCTCATCCAAAATGCTGAAGCCACTGAAGTTGAAGAAG GTTGGGACAGCGATATGTCTTCCATTCTGATGCTGGTTCACCTTTTGCCACCCTCAAGTCAAGGCCGCAAAAGACCGGGAAAAATCTCAGCTAGACAAGCATGTGATTGTCTTGTGAAATTCATCAAG ACCGGAACCAGTATCCAAGGACACTTGGATAGCATTGGAGAGAGTCTCCAGCCATATCTACTTGTTGTTGGGCCGAAGAGAAGTAGGGTCCAGTCTTGTTTTATTGTAATTGACCAACATGCTCTACCCTGTAAGGCCTCTAATTCACTGGCCTGTGTTGATGAGCTTTTCAAAGCTCACTTTGTCTTTGGCACCTCATACTGTCAGGAATTGACCAATGTGTATAGCTTTCTGCAAACCACTGTCTATGACATAGATGTTGAAACCACCAAGGTGAATCCCAGAGTGGCTGAGTTGAGAGCTAGAATGCTCCAGTGA
- the LOC127455664 gene encoding uncharacterized protein LOC127455664 isoform X2, producing MLKMQTNNVVRVKFKDSKKYIFSPTPFTFQMFLECVAKKFDLPTMDVKVFDDSKTEVDEEAFEYLLTRPDLGVLEIFIPGTASFDDSLSSSSLGDAGGTSESDDTAMLIRSPPEKNRAEERRLAQMVEDILKSSPGGEKVINEYARTKSLSDGRRRDVVEILVAHLTNEHGTSPSRRLKEEYAKGIISLFPYLADPRSKLGYEHYYNAEDGSGYLAWRIKTLQKEGSEGRMKRPRQPQTGGPTADRDPYKEDSWLNDERQCQEAIALMKHTGDEAVVKEKMRLTLAYRQKMLHDPKEAPDILSIFPRFMDIPGLIDQDFGLLFGDATSAKLLEKWSTNIKPQVIAQSRGLTQTSELQDLIQNAEATEVEEGWDSDMSSILMLVHLLPPSSQGRKRPGKISARQACDCLVKFIKTGTSIQGHLDSIGESLQPYLLVVGPKRSRVQSCFIVIDQHALPCKASNSLACVDELFKAHFVFGTSYCQELTNVYSFLQTTVYDIDVETTKVNPRVAELRARMLQ from the exons ATGTTAAA GATGCAAACCAACAATGTTGTCAGAGTGAAGTTCAAAGAtagcaagaaatatattttttctccaaCACCTTTTACATTTCAGATGTTTTTGGAATGTG TTGCCAAGAAATTTGATCTTCCTACAATGGACGTTAAAGTCTTTGATGACTCGAAGACAGAAGTTGATGAGGAAGCATTTGAATATCTGCTGACACGACCAGACCTTGGTGTCCTAGAAATTTTCATCCCAGGCACAGCAAGTTTTGATG ATTCTTTAAGCTCAAGCTCATTAGGAGATGCTGGGGGCACATCAGAGTCTGATGACACAGCAATGTTGATTAGAAGTCCTCCTGAAAAAAATCGAGCTGAGGAACGTCGTCTTGCCCAA ATGGTCGAAGATATCCTAAAGAGCAGCCCTGGAGGCGAGAAGGTCATAAATGAATACGCTCGCACTAAAAGTCTGTCAGATGGCAGAAGACGTGACGTGGTGGAAATCTTGGTAGCACATTTGACAAATGAACATGG AACAAGCCCTTCCCGACGTTTGAAGGAAGAATATGCGAAGGGAATCATCTCCCTATTCCCATACTTGGCTGACCCCAGGAGCAAACTTGGTTAT GAGCATTATTACAATGCAGAAGATGGAAGTGGATATTTGGCATGGAGAATTAAAACGCTGCAGAAAGAAGGATCAGAGGGACGGATGAAACGCCCACGGCAACCACAGACAG GTGGGCCAACTGCTGACAGGGATCCCTACAAAGAAGACAGCTGGTTGAATGATGAACGTCAGTGTCAGGAAGCAATTGCCCTGATGAAGCATACAGGTGATGAGGCAGTGGTAAAGGAAAAGATGAGGTTAACACTGGCCTATCGCCAGAAGATGCTGCACGACCCTAAAGAGGCACCTGATATTCTATCCATTTTCCCGCGATTCATGGATATACCAGGCTTG ATTGATCAAGATTTTGGACTTCTATTTGGTGATGCGACCTCTGCAAAGTTGTTGGAGAAGTGGTCTACCAACATAAAACCACAGGTTATTGCACAGAGCCGTGGCCTCACACAGACTAGTGAGCTCCAAGACCTCATCCAAAATGCTGAAGCCACTGAAGTTGAAGAAG GTTGGGACAGCGATATGTCTTCCATTCTGATGCTGGTTCACCTTTTGCCACCCTCAAGTCAAGGCCGCAAAAGACCGGGAAAAATCTCAGCTAGACAAGCATGTGATTGTCTTGTGAAATTCATCAAG ACCGGAACCAGTATCCAAGGACACTTGGATAGCATTGGAGAGAGTCTCCAGCCATATCTACTTGTTGTTGGGCCGAAGAGAAGTAGGGTCCAGTCTTGTTTTATTGTAATTGACCAACATGCTCTACCCTGTAAGGCCTCTAATTCACTGGCCTGTGTTGATGAGCTTTTCAAAGCTCACTTTGTCTTTGGCACCTCATACTGTCAGGAATTGACCAATGTGTATAGCTTTCTGCAAACCACTGTCTATGACATAGATGTTGAAACCACCAAGGTGAATCCCAGAGTGGCTGAGTTGAGAGCTAGAATGCTCCAGTGA